One window of the Amia ocellicauda isolate fAmiCal2 chromosome 18, fAmiCal2.hap1, whole genome shotgun sequence genome contains the following:
- the cmtm6 gene encoding CKLF-like MARVEL transmembrane domain-containing protein 6 produces the protein MAAAPESPVYNTTTEQQENKKTAVCIVPSKHLDKLRFFIKLAELILSFIAFILEEIVSNCNSCGPLYFFEFVSCTAMLFTFLLLVLLATPLNKKVGIEKWDYVDFIYTAVIGALFLLASIVFAADNGNTTLETAAVVFGFLASIAFIIDIAVFYKTKGFPWKDNSERTNGTQSVPAEAEKLNGSSDTAS, from the exons ATGGCTGCCGCTCCAGAGAGCCCCGTTTACAATACTACTACtgaacaacaagaaaataaaaaaacggcAGTTTGTATTGTTCCATCGAAACATTTGGACAAACTCCGATTTTTCATTAAACTGGCCGAATTG ATTCTCTCCTTTATTGCCTTTATCCTGGAAGAGATTGTCAGCAATTGCAACAGCTGTGGACCGCTCTACTTTTTTGAGTTTGTAAGCTGCACTGCCATGTTATTCACCTTTCTGCTACTGGTCCTGCTCGCAACGCCCTTGAATAAAAAGGTTGGGATTGAAAAGTGGGACTACGTG GACTTTATATACACGGCTGTCATCGGCGCTCTGTTCCTCCTCGCTTCAATTGTGTTTGCAGCTGATAATGGGAACACAACACTGGAGACAGCAGCTGTG GTCTTTGGGTTCCTGGCGAGTATAGCTTTCATCATTGATATTGCAGTGTTTTACAAGACCAAAGGCTTTCCTTGGAAGGATAATTCGGAAAGAACAAATGGGACACAGAGTGTACCGGCTGAGGCTGAGAAACTGAATGGATCGTCAGACACTGCGTCATGA
- the cmtm7 gene encoding CKLF-like MARVEL transmembrane domain-containing protein 7 codes for MSHTIITTSTTTSSSDSGFVSAGYARSVQGMLKIAQVVVLLIAFLCVHISKPTTLTEYSYFEVVTVWFLVVFLIFFIMHIFRLQPKMPCINWTLTEFVHYVIGTILILIASIVVIVKSYGISGLVAGAVFGFIATFLLALNIWMSYKITCGSQPTGAAV; via the exons ATGTCTCATACAATAATAACCACGTCGACGACCACCAGCAGCTCGGACAGCGGCTTCGTCAGCGCGGGCTACGCCAGGTCTGTGCAGGGGATGCTGAAGATCGCGCAAGTG GTGGTGTTGCTGATTGCTTTCCTGTGCGTTCACATCTCAAAGCCGACAACTCTCACAGAATACAGCTATTTTGAGGTGGTCACTGTTTGGTTTCTTGTAGTCTTCCTAATTTTCTTCATCATGCACATATTCCGGCTCCAGCCCAAAATGCCTTGTATTAACTGGACTCTTACA GAGTTTGTGCATTACGTCATTGGAACTATTTTAATCCTCATCGCCTCTATTGTAGTCATCGTGAAGAGCTATGGGATATCTGGGCTGGTAGCTGGAGCA GTCTTTGGATTTATTGCTACTTTTCTACTTGCTTTAAATATATGGATGTCTTACAAGATCACATGTGGATCCCAGCCTACAG GTGCAGCTGTATAA
- the cmtm8b gene encoding CKLF-like MARVEL transmembrane domain-containing protein 8b: protein MEESPGSQTVITTTSSSSSYSDHFSTSTLAYDKHFLRTVPGILILAEIVLGLMVWTLIAGTEYFRVSAFGLVMFVAVFYWVLTVFFLIIYLTMAYTRITHVPWATVGLCFNSSAFLLYFVAAVVDAVSVRQAGHRKHDFSSWAASSFFAFMVSLCYAGNAYFSYKSWRSRDEGN from the exons ATGGAGGAGAGCCCCGGGTCTCAAACAGtcatcaccaccaccagcagtaGCAGCTCCTACTCGGATCACTTCTCCACCTCCACCCTGGCATACGACAAGCACTTCCTCAGGACTGTGCCTGGCATCCTCATATTGGCAGAAATC GTCCTCGGTCTAATGGTATGGACCCTAATAGCTGGGACAGAATATTTCCGTGTTTCTGCGTTTGGCTTGGTGATGTTCGTGGCGGTGTTTTACTGGGTGCTGACTGTCTTCTTCCTGATCATCTACCTGACGATGGCTTATACCAGGATTACTCATGTGCCATGGGCCACAGTG GGTTTGTGCTTCAATAGCAGTGCTTTCCTCCTGTATTTCGTGGCCGCTGTGGTAGATGCAGTGTCAGTGAGACAGGCAGGCCATCGCAAGCATGACTTTAGCAGTTGGGCTGCATCATCG TTCTTCGCCTTCATGGTATCACTGTGCTACGCAGGAAATGCGTATTTTAGTTATAAGTCTTGGAGATCAAGGGATGAAGGAAACTGA